CAGGACAAAGAAGTCCTCTTAAATCCGGATTCTTTTTATGATGAAATCATTGAAATTGATTTGTCCAACCTAGAACCTTATGTTAATGGCCCATACTCTCCGGATAAAGCTTGGAAAATTTCCGAATTAAAGGAAGCTGTTAAAAAACATGGGTATCCGGAGAAAATATCAGTCGCTCTAATAGGCTCTTGCACAAATTCAAGTTATGAAGATATCGATAGGGCGGCAAGCATCGCAAAAGAAGCCTCTAAAAAAGGTTTAAAAGCTAAATCCCCTCTCACAATTACTCCTGGATCAGAACAAATAAGAGCCACGATTGAGAGGGATGGTCTATTACAAGCTCTTGAAGATATTGGAGGGCTTGTTTTAGCTAACGCTTGCGGCCCTTGCATCGGCCAGTGGAAGCGTCATGATGTGGCTTATGGCGAAAAAAACTCCATTCTAACCTCCTATAACCGTAATTTTTCGGGAAGAAATGATGCCAATCCGGGAACCCACTCTTTTGTGGCAAGCCCGGAAATTGTGATTGCCCTTTCGCTTGCCGGTAAATTATCATTTAACCCTCTTGTAGATACATTGAAAGATAAAGAGGGCAATGAAATTAAACTTTCGCCCCCTTTTGGAAAAGAACTTCCTGAGAAGGGATTTACATCCGGCGAATCGGGCTACATTGCCCCTGCTAAAGATGGAGAGCAAGTCCATGTGTCTATTCAATCGAAAAGTGAACGCTTACAGGAACTTACACCTTTTGAGCCTTGGGACGGCGAGGAATTGAGAAACCTGAAAATCCTTGCAAAAGTCAAAGGCAAATGCACAACAGACCATATTTCCCCGGCCGGCAAGTGGCTTCAATATCGAGGTCATTTGGATAATATATCTAACAATCTCTTTATAGGGGCCGAGAACGCGTTTAGAAAAGAAATAGGCTCAGGTTTTAATCAAATCACCCATGAAATCATGCCCTTCTCAGCCATGGCGAGATCTTACAGGAACCATGGGATAGGCTGGATTGTGATCGGAGATGAAAATTACGGCGAGGGCTCCTCAAGAGAGCACGCTGCCATGGAGCCGCGGTATCTCGGCGGAAAGGCAATCATTGTTAAAAGTTTTGCAAGAATTCACGAAACTAATTTGAAAAAGCAAGGGATGCTCGCTTTAACTTTCAAGAATCCGGAAGATTATGAGAAAATCAGAGAAGACGATACGGCAGATATTTTAGGGCTTAAAACTTTTGCTCCAAATAAGCCTTTGACGCTTGTTCTCCATCACTCCGACGGGACAAAAGATGACATTCTTCTCTCTCATTCTTTTAATGAAGGTCAGATTGAATGGTTTAAGGCTGGCGGAGCTCTAAACCTTATCGCTAAAAAAGCTTCTAAAAAATAGGCTGAAGCTCTAAGGAATAGCCTTTTTAAGGCTATTCTTTAGCTTGCTTTTTGTAATTTAGAAACACCCGTCATCATATTTTCAACCATGAGAGGCTCAAATCGATTACCGATATAGGAGCATCTTAGAACGATTTCAATTCCCGGATCACTCTCTACTTGCTTATGATTTAAATAAATCCGCCTTAAGCAGTTATTTGAATCAAAGCAAAGAACAAATTCTATCCACCCCTCATTAAAATAAAAAGAGACAAGTGTCTTGTCCCTAAAAAATTCTACGCAGGTCGCATTTTGGAAGACAGCTTCCGCCACTTGCCTTGGCATATACTTTGAAAGCGATGTTACATAGAATGCCGGGTTGGATAAAACATTAAGCAGTTCTGAGAAAGAAAGAAAATTAGAAACTTGTATTCCTAGAGTTCCTGCAACCTCTTCTGGGAGGGCGACGGGGTACCATATCCTGGCAATTAGCCTGGATAGGCGATATATTGCTTTGACCATATCAAACGTATTGTGATTCCCAAGGGGAAATTAAAGTTTTGAGCTCGTTTTCACTAAAGGGTATTCCTTTAAGAAAACCTGAGTTAGCAATCCTTCAAGATTTACGAGGATTTTGCCTTTTCTTAGCGGTCCTCACCTTCAAAAGTGAGTTCTCTTAAGTCTTAGGTTAAATCGGTCTTAACAAAAAGATAATGGACTCGCCTTAAATATTTCAAGCCCCATTTTACCAAAGCCTCTTCAATTTGCATATAAAAATCTTTAAGAATCAATTAAATAAAACTTTTTTTATATATTATTGAATTAGCTCTACATTTATTGTATGTTTTAGATTTTTAAGCTCTTGCAAATTGAATTATCAATCTGCTAAATTCAAATGATTCATCCACCCTAGCTTATAAATTATATCCCCGGCATGAAAGGTATTTTTCTTGATATTGAAACGACAGGCCTGAATCCTTTAAGGCATAAACCGATTGAAATCGCTTTCGAAATCGTTGATTTTTCCAAAAATAAACGTATTTCCAGTTATCAAACGGTCATAAAACAGCCTCGGCTTGTTTGGGAAACAAAAGACCCTGCAAGCCTTGAAATCAATGGATTTACCTTTAATGAAGTATCAAAAGGAAAGGATACAGGGCAAGTAAGCCTAGAAATTGAGTCTATTTTTAAGGATTTAGGGATTGAAAGAGCAAGCGATGCCTTTATCTGTCAAAACCCTGCCTTTGATCGAACTTTTTTTTCTCAAATTGTTGAAATAAGAAAGCAAGAAGAGCTTAAATGGCCTTATCACTGGTTCGATTTAGCTTCAATGTTTTTTGGAATTCAAGTTTTGGACTCTTTAAAAAAGAATCAATCCTTTCCTCAAAAATTGCCCTTATCTAAAAATAGTATCGCCGAAAGCCTTAATCTGCCAAAAGAGGGGTCTCCTCATAGGGCAAAAGCCGGAGTCACACATCTTATGTTGTGCTATCAGGCGCTTTTTGGCATTTCTTTTGGATGAAATAGACAACCGGCGCTTTTAGCCGATTAACAAATTCATGGCGGGTAATTGAAAAAGTATCCTTGGGGCAAATCTTAAGAAACTCATAGACCGCTTTTTCTTCCTCAGCCCCTTCTTCATGGCCCGGATAACAAGTGAGAGAGACCATCCCACCTGGAGCAATTAAAGAAAGTGCGCTTTCAAGACTGTCAAGGGTTGTTTTTCTCATGGTAGTCTTAAGTTTATCCCCTCCCGGCAAAAACCCCAGATTATAAACAATAAGGACTACGGGATGATTAAATTGAAAATCCTCAAAACGGTCATGGCTTGCTTTAAAAAAAACGACACTCTCCTCCAGCCACCCGGGCTCCTCGGAATCAAAATGCTCTTTAGCCTTTTCAAGTGCCAAATCTTGAATATCAAAAGCATAAAGCTTGGCATCGCTTTGATTTTTTCGAATAAGCCTGTAAAGAAAAAGCGCATCCTTGCCATTGCCTAAGGTAGCGTCAATAACAGAGCCTTCTTGATCTAAAATCTTTTCCCAAAAAGGTCTAACAAAGTCTAGGTGTGTTTGAAATAAAGGAAAGTCTTTTCGCATGATTTTTTTAGATTAAAATATAATCGATAAGGAAATGATTATCAATCTTCCATAACTTCGTAAGGGAATTCTAGGGTATCGTAAAGAGTAGCAAGCCTTTCTGCCATATCAGGAGACTGGCCCCTTGGAACGTGGATTTCTACTTTATCTGTCATTGTCCAGCTGTCTAAATGATCTTTTCTGCTTGCAAGTTCGGTTACTTGTTCCATCGCAACTTGGGGAGGCCCGCCTTTTGGATCCTTGTGGATATACCTCACTCTTTGAGTGACAGTTATTCCCCCATCCTCTGAAAAGAAATAATTGATTTGCTTACCTTCATGGTCAATTGCAATAAAGCGGAGTTCTTTAGAGACATCTCCATCTTTGGGGGCTAACGCTTTGTTGATCTCCTCATGTTTATAGAGCATGACCCTCGCTCTTGCAGTTCCGAGATAAAAAGATTGAGCATTTGCAAACATCAGTCTCGCCGCATCTTTTTGTCTTCGATTGCCTTTAGAGAGCTTTTCAAAAATACGCTGCAGGCCTGAGTCGAGTCTTCCTTCAAAAGAATTAAGAGAGAGAGGCTCGTCTTTTTCATCATTAAGATCAGGCAGCAGAGATTCGAAAATTCCTAGAATTTCATTATGAAAACGCTCTTCTACGGTTGTTTCAAGCTCTTTTTTATCTCTTCGGATTTCTGATACGGACGCTTTTTCTTTTATCTGGCCTTGACCTGAACTGAGGAGTTGTTTTGTTCTTTCAACTTGTTCATCTGTCGGCTTGCAAGCGTCTGCAATTTGATGCAAATAAACATTTACCCTATCTAGCTCCAGTTTCTTTCGTTCTTCAACCTCTTTCTCATCTGTCAGGGCGGTAAGGTCTCTACGATCAAGACCGGCTGTTGCAAATATGTCAGGATCTCTTGAAGACGCAAGCTCAATGAAACCTGAGGTGATATGTCTAAATATATCCGGGCCGACAGAATTGGTTTTAACAAAATCACCATCAATATGTCTTAGTTGCAAGGTTAGTTTTTCCCGATAATCGGCATCTTGCAGTCCAAGCTCGTGTATGACAATCTCAGACCTTAATTTTTTAACTTCCGACTCATCTGTGCCTTTTGTTAAGGCAAGGCAAATGTCATCCAAGGACTTTACAAAACGCTCTTTTTGTACGTGATCAGGCTTTCCACCCACTTTCAGAACGTTAGCTTTATAAAACTTATAAGTTTTCTTAGCTTCTTTATCAAGGGTGACAGCTTTTGGGTTTTTTACATGAGCGCTGATGTTAGTTAACACCCTAATCGTTTTTTCATTAGCTTTGATAATTTCAGAAGAATCCATCTCTTTAAATGTTTTCTTAACAATTGCGCCATCTTCTTCGCTTAAGGTAACCACTTCCCCGTTTTTTGGCGGCGTCAAAGATTTTAGCGCTCGTACCTGGGTGGAACTTTTTTCGTCTCTTTGAGCCGGATATTTGTCGGGATCATAAATGGGCAATTCTGATGATAACATAATAAAGCCCCTGTGAAATTATTAGGTATTTTTTACTTTGATTATATAATTTCAAATATTTAAAAAACAATACTTTAAAAATTGTAATATTATTATTAGAAATCGTTTTTGTCATAAAATTATAATTTCCATAAAGTGACATTAAGTTTACTTATATTAATCTTATATCTTTTGTATTCCAATAACTTAAACCTCTAGATAAACAGGCAGGTTTGCTATGTCAAGTCCGGATATTGCGCTACAACCCATAAGTAACTTAAATTATGGTTTTATAGCTTTAAATGAAGCGTTTGCAGGAGAGCCCATTAATTTAGATGAAGTCAGAGGAGATGCGGCTGTCGGGTTAGCTACAACAAATTCATCCGTTCAAGAGATAGCAAGCAATACTCTAAAAAAGATCTTTGAAACCGACGCTACAAGAGCAAAACAGATTCAAGAGTTGGAAAGTAGCTCTAAAATTTGTTCTCTTTGCAGGACAGGCGGTGCCATCTTCACTGGTGCTTCTCCAATCCTAGGATATTTTTGCGATGCTCTGGTACAGATCCTCCAAAAAGATGAGAAAGATGGAACCGAAGAAGATGCGTATTGGGGGACCCAGCTTGGCATTATAATTGTTGCGGGAACAGCTTGCGTGATATCCGCTATAACTTCTGTAATTTTTCAATTTACGCTTAGTCGAAAACAATCCAAGCGAAAAGAATTACTTAAACTTACAGAGCATGACAAAAGCGCTCTTGTTAAATTGACGGCAGTGCTTGAAGGGATCGGACAATTATGGAAGCTTCGTAAAGAAAATGAAGAAGAAAAGACTAATCTTGAGCCTTTGATTTCCGATCTTTTCGAGAATTTAAAAGGATTGCCCAAAAAGCTTGATGATAAGCCTCTTCCATCAGCTGAGCTTTTAGCTTCGGTTATTATTGATAATCTACCCGAGGATCATCCTATACGCCGGTCTCTTCGCAGCATTGCCATTCAAGAAAGAAATGTTGAAGAAAGCGATAGCGATAGCGATGAGTTTGGAAAACGAAATCAATCTTTTGAAAATAAGGGTCAAAAAAATGCTCGAGGTTCTCAGCTTCTTGAACCTGAAGATGTTTTAAATTATAAATCCCCTGAAAAAAGGCTTGAACTTGAATGGCAAACCCTCAAGCAATACATGGGAGGTTTGCATGTTTCCCATCTTTTATTTACCCGAGATGAAGACAATGAAGTCATCCAATTAGACAATGCGTTCAATTCTTACCAGGATATGGACTTTTTTAACCCGGACCGGATCTCCGAGGAAGTTTAACACTCGATTACCACTCCGACGTATAAAAAAACTACTGGAAAGGTTTTTGCTTTAGCAAAAGATAATGATGAAAAAGCGTCAGGGCTGAAAGCGGGGCGGTATCTGTTCTTAAAATATTTTTATGAAGAGCTACCCCCTTTCCCTTCTCTTGCAAAAAAGCTTCTTCCCTACTTGAAAAGCCGCTTTCAGGGCCGATGGCAATAGCCCAAGAAGTTTCCAAAGAGGCTTTTTCAAGCTCTTTAAGTAGCGGAGGAGCCTCTTTTCGTGTGTCCCCAAAAAAAATCTGAGCCTCTACATTTAGAGCTTCTTCAATACCGGAACAAAAGGTTATTTTCGGAAGATAAAGCCTTCCGCATTGCTTAATGGCCGAAAGTAAAATATGGGAAGCGCGGTCCATTTGATTTTTAGAAAAACCTACTTTCTCGCTTAAATCCCCGGAAAATAGTCGGATTTCATCCATTCCAAGCTCAGTTCCCTTTTCTAAAATGGTATCCAAACGATTCATTTTTGGAAGAGCTTGAATAAGGATTAAATTAAGGGCAGGTTTTTCTTGATGGACGAGTCGATCGACTCTTAAAACAGCCTTTTTCTTATCAAGTTCGGTTAAGGTGGCTTCCGCAAGGTCTCCCCTGCCATTAATAATTTCTGCTTTTTCACCAATCCGGAGTCTAAGCACATTTAAATGACGCCTTTCTTCCTCGCCCAAGAAAAGTTCTTGATCGGAAGATAGGGTTTCATCTGAAAAAAAGCGATATACCGGCATAAAGGACTTACTTCACAATAATTTCATGATCCCCAAGAACAGGCTCTAAGTTAAGTCTTTGAGTTGGTGTGCTCCAGAGCGTAAGCCTGTCTCGGTATCTTTTAAAGCGGTTCCTTAAAAGCTGCTCCCGCTTCTTTGAGAGGGATGGAGGTTGGAAATTCTGTCTTGCGCTATTCGAGAGCATAAAAGCCACATAGGTATTTTCAAGAGCCTTTGGGTCTACAAGTCCTGAAGACCACTCTAAAACATCTCTTTCAGTCCTTGGACTCGCAATTAAAACGACTTCAAGATAATTTCTAATCACTTCAAGAAATTGTCGGCTGACATCTTTTACGTAAAGCGGGACTGTCAATAAAGGCAAATCATTCACAATATCAACTTTTGCGCTTTTAACTAGACTATAGGTTGATGGATTGATTAAATTGCTATACTCTAAAGGATAAAAAACTCGTAAAGGAAGATCTTTTTCCAAAGCAAGGGCATCTTTTTTAAGGAATTCGACTTGAAGAAATTCAGCCTCAGGGTCATTAATTTCTTCAAGGACATTATTTCTAAATCCGATCATCACCTTTTTCCATTCGGGGGGAATTAAAAAGGAAACTTCGTCTTTCCCTTGATTTTTTTGAACAAGAGTTAAACCATCCAAATCTTGTTTTGTAATTTTGTTTAGGTCCAAAACAAGTTTTAGCCCTTTTAACTTTAACCTTTGAATTTCCTCTGCGGGCCCGGTCAATGTTTGGAATAAAGTTTCCGGCCAAACATCCAGAAATTCGTAGCCCTCAGGCGCATTTTGAGAATTGACCATGATACGAATAGGGACATCCGCTGTCATAATCGGAGTTAAATTAATGACAAAATCATTATGCTGCACCTGCGTAATGTGATGTGCAAGATCGATTGCCGGATTTAAACTCACAAGATTTTTTTTCCCTATTCTCGCAATCCAGCTATCATGATCTATCGAGGAGGCATCAATAACGACCTCTAAATCCCCCGGCTCAAGCTCTTGGATTACTTCTCTTGAGCCTGATAAAATTAGAGAAATTCTCTTTTTTAACATCCCGTTTGGAAGAAGGCCGGCGATGGTTTTATCAGAAGGTAAATTAATAATTTTAATCGGAACATTCGGGATAGTCTTGGTATCCGTTATGGAATGATTAACGTAAAGCCAAAGCACTATTGCCGTGATGAATGAAAGAAGCTTTCTTTGCCAGTTCCTCAGGAAAAAACCACTCATGAACCCCTCCATTGTTTAATCCAGCTAATCGCGTCAATACCGGTGTCCATGCTGGATTTCGGGGGGGGTAAAAATACTTCTAATAATCCCTTTGAAACGATCTATTTTAACGCCTCTTGTCATAATACCATCTCTTGCAATAGAAACTTTTCCGGTTTCTTCCGAGACAACAATAATAAGCGCATCCGCAAGCTGGCTCATTCCAAGGCCAGCTCTATGCCTTGTTCCCATAGACTTTGACAATTGAGTACTATCATCAGCTAATGGAAGAATGGTGGCTGCCGATAAAATCTCAGTTCCTCTTATGATAACCGCGCCATCATGAAGAGGAGTAGAGGGAATAAAAACCGTTTCTAAAAGTTCGGGAGAAAATTTAGCGTTTAAAAGAACCGCTTTATTGGCATATTCATCCAGAGAATCCTGGTTTTCCAAGACAATTAAAGCGCCATACCTTTTTTCCGACATACGGTAAACGGAATAGGCAATCCCCTCAAGAAACCTGTCAAACTCAGTGACTTCTTGGTATTTTTTTCCTTTTACGCTTAATTTTGAAAGCGCGATTCTAAGCTCCGGCTGAAATAAAATAAGGAGCGCGATCACTGCGACATTGACAAAGTAGAACATTAGCTTTTGAATTACCGGCAATTGCATCCAATTGGCAAGTGTGAATACAGCCAAAAACGCCATTAAACCGAAAATCAAATCCATTGCCCTTGTATTCCAAAAAAAGGAAAGCAAGTAGTAAATCATAATGGATATGATGCCGATTTCAAGAGCCGGAATAAAAAGTGTAAAAAGTTCTAGCACAGTTTCCTCCAAAGCGTAAGAGCGTTTAAGTCATTAAAAGCTTAAAATTTTACAAATTCGGTTTGATAACGTTAAGGACTGCCATAGCATCTTTGTGAGATGCCACATCATGAACCCTTATATAATCAGCCCCGTTTAAGGCTGCAAAACAATGCAAAGCCAAAGTGGCTGACTCAAGCTCAACGGTTGGCTTTTGTAATAATTTGCTTAAAAATGACTTTCTTGATGCCCCTATGAAAAGGGGTACTCCCAGGCTTTTAAACTTCTGCAAATTTTGTATGATTTCAACATTATGAGCAACCGTTTTTCCAAAACCGATACCAGGGTCCAAAATGAGGTTCTCTTTTGATATCCCTTTCAATATTAGGTGTTTAATTTTATCTTCAAACCAATCCATCAAATGCGGCAAAACCCCTTCCCTATAGCTTGGATTTTGCTGCATGTTTTCCGGAAGCCCTTGCATATGCATACAAATGATCTTTGCGTTAAATTGCTTAGCCACCCCAATCATTTCGTCATTTGAAAAGCCTTGGATGTCATTTAAAATAACGGCTCCATTTTCAAGCGCTTCTTTGGCCACTTTCGGCTTTCTTGTATCTATGGAAATCGGAATTTTAAGCTTTGATTTTAAAGCTTTTATAACTGGAATAACACGGGCAAGCTCCTCTTCTTCGCTTACAGGAAGAGCAAAAGGCCTTGTGGACTCTCCTCCGATATCTAAAATGTCCGCACCTTGAGACTCCAATTGAAGCCCTCTTAATACCGCTTCATTTTCATTAAAATATTTTCCCCCGTCATAAAAAGAATCCGGGGTGACATTTAAAATTCCGACTATTTTTGCCATCAAAAAACCTAAAAATATTTCTTGGAAAGATAATAACTGTTGACGTCTAAAAAAAGAATCTATTTTCTTAGAGCTTTCTAATAAAGGAGAGATAAAGATGGATGTTGAAATGCTAGCCCGCATCCAATTTGCCTTAACGATCACTTTTCACTATATCTATCCGCCTTTAAGTATTGGGCTCGGGCTTTTTTTATGCCTAGTGGAAGGCACCTATCTAAAAACAAGAAAACCTATCTATCGGGATATCGCCGCTTTCTGGACAAAAGTCTTTGCTTTGACTTTTGCAATTGGAGTTGCAACCGGCATTGTCATGGAATTTGAATTCGGAACCAATTGGGCTGTTTATTCCCGATATGTTGGGGATGTCTTTGGAAGCGCTCTTGCGGCAGAAGGCATTTTTGCTTTCTTTTTAGAATCCGGATTTTTAGCGCTTCTTCTCTTCGGATGGAATAGAATAGGCCCAAAACTTC
Above is a genomic segment from Criblamydia sequanensis CRIB-18 containing:
- a CDS encoding RsmE family RNA methyltransferase; amino-acid sequence: MPVYRFFSDETLSSDQELFLGEEERRHLNVLRLRIGEKAEIINGRGDLAEATLTELDKKKAVLRVDRLVHQEKPALNLILIQALPKMNRLDTILEKGTELGMDEIRLFSGDLSEKVGFSKNQMDRASHILLSAIKQCGRLYLPKITFCSGIEEALNVEAQIFFGDTRKEAPPLLKELEKASLETSWAIAIGPESGFSSREEAFLQEKGKGVALHKNILRTDTAPLSALTLFHHYLLLKQKPFQ
- the cdaA gene encoding diadenylate cyclase CdaA; translated protein: MIYYLLSFFWNTRAMDLIFGLMAFLAVFTLANWMQLPVIQKLMFYFVNVAVIALLILFQPELRIALSKLSVKGKKYQEVTEFDRFLEGIAYSVYRMSEKRYGALIVLENQDSLDEYANKAVLLNAKFSPELLETVFIPSTPLHDGAVIIRGTEILSAATILPLADDSTQLSKSMGTRHRAGLGMSQLADALIIVVSEETGKVSIARDGIMTRGVKIDRFKGIIRSIFTPPEIQHGHRY
- the folP gene encoding dihydropteroate synthase, with the protein product MAKIVGILNVTPDSFYDGGKYFNENEAVLRGLQLESQGADILDIGGESTRPFALPVSEEEELARVIPVIKALKSKLKIPISIDTRKPKVAKEALENGAVILNDIQGFSNDEMIGVAKQFNAKIICMHMQGLPENMQQNPSYREGVLPHLMDWFEDKIKHLILKGISKENLILDPGIGFGKTVAHNVEIIQNLQKFKSLGVPLFIGASRKSFLSKLLQKPTVELESATLALHCFAALNGADYIRVHDVASHKDAMAVLNVIKPNL
- a CDS encoding tRNA (mnm(5)s(2)U34)-methyltransferase; its protein translation is MRKDFPLFQTHLDFVRPFWEKILDQEGSVIDATLGNGKDALFLYRLIRKNQSDAKLYAFDIQDLALEKAKEHFDSEEPGWLEESVVFFKASHDRFEDFQFNHPVVLIVYNLGFLPGGDKLKTTMRKTTLDSLESALSLIAPGGMVSLTCYPGHEEGAEEEKAVYEFLKICPKDTFSITRHEFVNRLKAPVVYFIQKKCQKAPDSTT
- a CDS encoding YbbR-like domain-containing protein, with amino-acid sequence MSGFFLRNWQRKLLSFITAIVLWLYVNHSITDTKTIPNVPIKIINLPSDKTIAGLLPNGMLKKRISLILSGSREVIQELEPGDLEVVIDASSIDHDSWIARIGKKNLVSLNPAIDLAHHITQVQHNDFVINLTPIMTADVPIRIMVNSQNAPEGYEFLDVWPETLFQTLTGPAEEIQRLKLKGLKLVLDLNKITKQDLDGLTLVQKNQGKDEVSFLIPPEWKKVMIGFRNNVLEEINDPEAEFLQVEFLKKDALALEKDLPLRVFYPLEYSNLINPSTYSLVKSAKVDIVNDLPLLTVPLYVKDVSRQFLEVIRNYLEVVLIASPRTERDVLEWSSGLVDPKALENTYVAFMLSNSARQNFQPPSLSKKREQLLRNRFKRYRDRLTLWSTPTQRLNLEPVLGDHEIIVK
- a CDS encoding 3'-5' exonuclease; the encoded protein is MKGIFLDIETTGLNPLRHKPIEIAFEIVDFSKNKRISSYQTVIKQPRLVWETKDPASLEINGFTFNEVSKGKDTGQVSLEIESIFKDLGIERASDAFICQNPAFDRTFFSQIVEIRKQEELKWPYHWFDLASMFFGIQVLDSLKKNQSFPQKLPLSKNSIAESLNLPKEGSPHRAKAGVTHLMLCYQALFGISFG
- a CDS encoding aconitate hydratase, encoding MLFDWDKIEVIYKNFPEKIAYARSLLKRPLTLTEKILYAHLAEKLKTPPERGKSYTEFYPDRVAMQDATAQMALLQFMGAGKKTTHVPTTVHCDHLIQAEMGAKEDLERAEDESFEVFDFLQTVSSKYGIGFWKPGAGIIHQVVLENYAFPGGMMIGTDSHTPNAGGLGMLAIGVGGADAVDVMAGMTWELKFPRIIGVHLKGKFSGWTSAKDVILKLAGILTVKGGTGAIIEYFGEGTSTLSCTGKGTICNMGAEIGATTSIFPFDSRMFDYLKATGREKIAIGADRIKEHLTQDKEVLLNPDSFYDEIIEIDLSNLEPYVNGPYSPDKAWKISELKEAVKKHGYPEKISVALIGSCTNSSYEDIDRAASIAKEASKKGLKAKSPLTITPGSEQIRATIERDGLLQALEDIGGLVLANACGPCIGQWKRHDVAYGEKNSILTSYNRNFSGRNDANPGTHSFVASPEIVIALSLAGKLSFNPLVDTLKDKEGNEIKLSPPFGKELPEKGFTSGESGYIAPAKDGEQVHVSIQSKSERLQELTPFEPWDGEELRNLKILAKVKGKCTTDHISPAGKWLQYRGHLDNISNNLFIGAENAFRKEIGSGFNQITHEIMPFSAMARSYRNHGIGWIVIGDENYGEGSSREHAAMEPRYLGGKAIIVKSFARIHETNLKKQGMLALTFKNPEDYEKIREDDTADILGLKTFAPNKPLTLVLHHSDGTKDDILLSHSFNEGQIEWFKAGGALNLIAKKASKK